The following nucleotide sequence is from uncultured Draconibacterium sp..
GACCGCTGCAGCTAGAAATTATCGAATCGGTGGCAGCTGGGAAAGATACGCTTGGACTAATGCCAACCGGAGGCGGAAAATCCATTACTTTTCAGGTTTATTCGTTGGCGAACGAAGGCATTTGTGTGGTTGTTACACCGTTGATTGCGTTAATGAAAGACCAGGTGGAAAGCCTGAACCAAAAGGGAATAAAAGCACTGGCTGTGCATAGTGGAATGTCGGCACGCGAAATCAAACTTACACTCGATAACGCTGTTTGGGGCAATTACAAATTTCTGTATGTTTCTCCCGAACGTCTGAATTCACAACGTTTCCTGGAACGTTTAGAGCAAATGAAAGTAAACCTGTTAACCGTTGATGAGGCACATTGTATTTCGCAATGGGGTTACGATTTTAGGCCTAGCTATCTGAGCATTGTAAAAGTGAGGGAGTTAATGCCCAAAGTGAAGATTCTGGCACTAACAGCAACGGCAACCACAAAGGTAGCCGATGATATTCAGGATAAACTTGGTTTCAAAGAGAAGAATTTGTTAAAAATGTCTTTTCATCGCGAAAACCTAAGCTACCTGGTGCGTCATGTCGAGAATAAAACGGGTTACCTGCTTGATACTTTGCAAAAAGTTAAAGGCTCGGGAGTGGTTTATGTGCGAAGCCGTAAAGCAACTCGCGATATTGCTGACGAGTTAAAGCAAAATGGTATTTCGGCCAGTTATTACCATGCGGGATTAGGAAACATTGTTCGCAGTTCGCGGCAGGATGACTGGCTGACCGGAAGAACACGTGTTATTGTGGCTACCAATGCTTTCGGAATGGGAATCGACAAAGCCAATGTTCGCTTTGTTATTCATATTGATGCGCCCGATTCGCTGGAAGCTTATTACCAGGAAGCGGGAAGGGCAGGCCGCGATGGGAAAAAGTCGGCAGCAGTTCTGTTATATAACAATGCCGATACTACAAAGCTTAAAAAGCATATTTCCACGTCGTTTCCTGAAACCGATAATATAAAACGAATTTACGATTCGCTTTGTAACTATTTCCAGATTGCGGTGGGCCACGGAAAAGGGCAGGTGCACGAATTTAGTTTGCAGGGATTTGCACAAGCCTACAAGTTTCAGCAGGCGATGGTTTATAACAGTCTGAAAATCTTGCAACGTCAGGAATATCTTGAGTTTACAGAGCAGGTTGACAGTCCGTCGCGGATTTATTTTCCGATTTCGCGTGATGAGTTGTACAAATTTCAGGTTGCCAATGCAAAACTCGACGATTTTATAAAACTGCTGTTACGCTCGTACACCGGTTTGTTTAGCGGTTACGTATCGGTTGACGAGGAGTTGTTATCGAAACGTTCGGGGCTCAACCGCGAACAGGTGTATAACTATTTGAAACATTTGCGGCAGTCGAAGGTGATCGATTACGTTCCGAAAAGTCAAACACCATTTATATACTTTACAAAAGAACGGGTGCACATCGACCGCCTGAAAATCTC
It contains:
- a CDS encoding ATP-dependent DNA helicase RecQ gives rise to the protein MEDFRQILTRYWGYPDFRPLQLEIIESVAAGKDTLGLMPTGGGKSITFQVYSLANEGICVVVTPLIALMKDQVESLNQKGIKALAVHSGMSAREIKLTLDNAVWGNYKFLYVSPERLNSQRFLERLEQMKVNLLTVDEAHCISQWGYDFRPSYLSIVKVRELMPKVKILALTATATTKVADDIQDKLGFKEKNLLKMSFHRENLSYLVRHVENKTGYLLDTLQKVKGSGVVYVRSRKATRDIADELKQNGISASYYHAGLGNIVRSSRQDDWLTGRTRVIVATNAFGMGIDKANVRFVIHIDAPDSLEAYYQEAGRAGRDGKKSAAVLLYNNADTTKLKKHISTSFPETDNIKRIYDSLCNYFQIAVGHGKGQVHEFSLQGFAQAYKFQQAMVYNSLKILQRQEYLEFTEQVDSPSRIYFPISRDELYKFQVANAKLDDFIKLLLRSYTGLFSGYVSVDEELLSKRSGLNREQVYNYLKHLRQSKVIDYVPKSQTPFIYFTKERVHIDRLKISKENYDLRKKDYTKKIESVIHYATDSATCRSQILLSYFGETDAAPCGTCDICKEKQRLALSDYEFGALSKRVKSFLEAPCTYENLLFKLKGDQQKMREVIKWLLDNKKIIYRVDNLLEWKE